From the Arvicola amphibius chromosome 2, mArvAmp1.2, whole genome shotgun sequence genome, one window contains:
- the LOC119806836 gene encoding sepiapterin reductase, with protein MEGGGLGLAVCVLTGASRGFGRALAPLLARLLSPGSVLLLSARSDSALRQLEEELGTQHPGLRVVRAAADLCTEAGVQQLLCAVRELPRPEGLQRLLLINNAGTLGDVSKGFLNVTDPAEVNTYWTVNLTSMLCLTSGTLNAFPDSPGFSKTVVNISSLCALQPYKGWALYCAGKAARDMLYQVLAAEEPGVRVLSYAPGPLDTDMQQLARESSKYPEIRNGLQKLKSNGELVDCGTSAQKLLSLLQKDTFRSGAHIDFYDS; from the exons ATGGAGGGAGGCGGGCTGGGCCTTGCCGTTTGCGTGCTGACTGGGGCCTCCCGGGGCTTCGGCCGCGCCCTGGCCCCGCTGCTGGCCCGGCTGCTCTCGCCCGGTTCGGTGCTGCTCCTGAGCGCACGCAGTGACTCGGCGCTGCGGCAGCTGGAGGAGGAACTGGGCACACAGCATCCAGGCCTGCGAGTGGTTCGGGCAGCAGCCGACCTCTGCACCGAGGCCGGCGTGCAGCAGCTATTGTGCGCGGTGCGCGAGCTCCCCAGGCCCGAGGGGCTACAGCGCCTGTTGCTCATCAACAATGCAG GCACTCTTGGAGATGTTTCCAAAGGCTTCCTGAACGTGACCGACCCAGCTGAGGTGAACACTTACTGGACTGTGAACCTGACCTCCATGCTCTGCTTGACCTCGGGCACCCTGAATGCCTTCCCGGATAGCCCTGGCTTCAGCAAGACCGTGGTTAACATCTCGTCTCTGTGTGCCCTGCAGCCCTATAAGGGCTGGGCGCTGTACTGCGCCGGGAAGGCTGCCCGAGACATGTTGTACCAGGTCCTAGCTGCTGAGGAACCTGGCGTGAGGGTGCTAAGCTATGCTCCAG GTCCCCTGGACACAGACATGCAGCAGTTGGCTCGAGAATCCTCCAAGTACCCAGAGATAAGGAACGGACTACAGAAGCTGAAGTCGAATGGGGAGCTGGTGGATTGTGGGACATCAGCCCAGAAACTGCTGAGCTTGCTGCAAAAGGACACCTTCCGGTCTGGAGCCCACATAGATTTCTATGACAGTTAA